The proteins below are encoded in one region of Meriones unguiculatus strain TT.TT164.6M chromosome 18, Bangor_MerUng_6.1, whole genome shotgun sequence:
- the LOC132649087 gene encoding uncharacterized protein LOC132649087: MTGGEAPTCSALGSGERNWRRMAPASSPSLRRSAVLTQLGQSLGLRGSGWEPLSRAPGGRLAPGAHAVAAEARSPALAASPSNPSPRPRSARVANCWVSRREAQIPRRPAGAPARAARLRGAHPFVLLLLSGAGRNEPQVSDPDRSHRKPRTSTITSATITSSSSSSTSPPAQDQAGGPLRRPERFLTFPKKKNQSIKACFSETPPHSRRPTLRNCPPR; the protein is encoded by the exons ATGACTGGAGGAGAAGCTCCAACCTGCTCAGCGCTCGGCTCTGGGGAGAGGAACTGGCGGCGGATGGCACCCGCGTCCAG TCCGAGTTTGAGGCGATCCGCTGTCCTGACTCAACTTGGGCAAAGTTTGGGCCTTCGAGGCTCCGGCTGGGAACCCCTCTCCAGGGCGCCGGGAGGCCGGCTTGCCCCTGGAGCCCACGCGGTGGCCGCCGAGGCCCGGAGTCCGGCGCTGGCAGCTTCCCCGAGTAACCCGAGCCCGCGTCCTCGCTCGGCGAGAGTCGCCAATTGCTGGGTCTCCCGAAGGGAAGCTCAAATCCCGCGCCGGCCGGCCGGAGCCCCCGCGCGCGCCGCCCGGCTCCGGGGGGCGCATCCTTTCGTGCTTTTGCTCCTTTCGGGGGCGGGGAGGAACGAACCCCAAGTCTCTGACCCCG ACCGCAGCCACAGAAAGCCCAGAACCAGCACCATCACCTCCGCCAccatcacctcctcctcctcctcctccacatcaCCCCCAGCTCAGGACCAAGCAGGAGGTCCGCTCCGGAGACCAGAGCGTTTTCTcacttttccaaagaaaaaaaatcaatcaataaaagcATGCTTCTCGGAGACACCCCCCCATTCCCGCCGTCCCACGCTCAGAAACTGCCCCCCtcgttaa